From the Chryseobacterium fluminis genome, the window CACTATGGATTTTAATAATGTCGGGGTAACAGCGATCGACAATGATCATATTTTTCTTTATATGACCAACGGGTCCGGTGAAAACAGATATACCACCATCTGGACGATAAAACAAGGCCGCGTAGAAAGCCAGATCATTTATAAAAACCTGGAATAATTACTCTTTTATTCCTTATTATCCTTATTTTTGCAGCCGAAAAGCAATTTCTGGCGGCTTTGCAGTCTCCAGAACATACTTTTCAGAAAATGGTTCTGCTTAACTGCAGATTAACAGGGAATCGTGTGAAAATCACGAACTGTCGCGCAACTGTAAGTAACTAATGTCTTTATCACAAGTCCACTGTTTCGTAAAGCGGGATGGGAAGGAGATGAGGATGTTACAAGTCAGGAGACCTGCCTTTTTCTTTAAACAAAAAACTTTCGCGATTTGAAGTTTATTGATCTGATAGAGGTGTCAGGAATTTCTGTTCCTGATCTTATTCTGTTGTTTTAATAAAGTTCATTTTGCATTAATTATAATGAAATATGACTACAGAAGAAAGAATTGAAGCATCTGAAACCCGAATTTTTAAGGCTGTTTTTCCAAACACGACCAATCATTATGATACGCTTTTCGGAGGTACCGCAATGCAGCTGATGGATGAGGTAGCGTTTATTACAGCGACCCGTTTTGCGAGAAAAAGAGTGGTTACCGTGAGTAGCGATAAAATAGACTTTAACAGACCCATTCCTGCCGGAACGATCGTTGAACTGATCGGACGGGTATCCCATGTCGGAAAAACGAGTATGAAAGTAAATGTAGAAATCTATACCGAACAGATGTACTCTTATGAACGGGAAAGAGCCATTGTCGGAGATTTTACTTTTGTCGCCATTGATGAATTTAAAAAGCCTATTCAGATTTTATAAAAAAAGCTCGGGCGGCCGACGGCCGCCCGAGTTCTTATTCTGAACTATTTTGTGGGTTTCGGCGGGCGAAGCCCGCTGAAACCCACAAAATAGTTAATTTTTAAAAAATTCTATTCCGTTTTCCCCGACAAAACCTCTCTTATGATCCTCAGTCACCACGTCAAAAAGGCCGAAGTTCCAGCGGTCGCTTACTCTGATAGGTCCTGCAGCTTTTACGTCTCTGTATTTAGGAGGGATAATGTCATAAACCGTGCTGAAAACGACAATGCCTTTCTTACCTTCTTTCTGTAAAATGTATACGTTATTTTTTACGTCAAAATAGATATTGTCATAGATGACTTCGGCCTTAATCTTTCTGCTGTTATTGATAATTCCGTATTTCCCGTCCTTTTTGACCTTCAGGGCAATCCCACCCTTATCATTGGAGAAAAAAGTCATTTCGTCATACACCGGTTCTGATATTATTTTACCGTCAACAGTACTGTAAGCTCCTATTTTCTTATCCTCTTCAACAAGAATCATCCCATTTCTTTTATAGGAAGTATCGACGAAATTGTACTTTTTATTCAGGACTCTGATTAGGCTGTCGACATCAATATTTGAGGCTACTTTATTTTTACCACCGATGGTATAGCTTCTTGAAGTACCGGAAGCGCTGGGAGGACCGGGACTTCCAAGACCATAGATATCTACATCAGAAAAAGTTATCCGTTCTGCTCCATCAATAGCTGTCCATTTAAAATCTTTAGTATCATTGTCTGCAGAAGGAACTACCCGATCGTATTGTACCGGAATCAGTATTTTTCCTTTACTGTTGATGAGGCCTGCTTTATGGTCTTTTTTAACGACGTAACTTCTGTTAAAAGACAGGAATATGTCATCATACAGGCAATCAATAATTTTTTTACCTTGATATACCAATCCCATTTTGGAATTTTTGAAGATATAGACATAGTCATTTTGATATTCATCCACCTTTACAGAATCCGCTGTTTCCTTATCCGGCAGAAATATTTTCCCTGCATGATCGGTAACGACAAAGCCTTTATCGGTCTTAAACACAAATCTGGAAGTGGGTGCAATACTGCTGTACACCATTTTTTTAAACTCAGAGGCAAAAGGTTTTACTTTAATGACGCCCAGTGTATCACTTAATCCCCATAATTTCCCGTCCCGATAAGGAATGGCAATTTCATTATTTTTCTGAGCGTATAATTTTGCATTAAATACAAAGACAATGATGAGCAATATTTTAATTGGTACCATTAGCATTTTTTTGTTTTTATCTTAAAACTTTTTCAGAATCAAGATTAAAATTGAGCAATATCCGGAAGGCCTCACCCATTTCATCTGAAGCCCTGCTGATCGCGTTTTCCAGCATATTTCTGATTTGTTTTTCAGTCACTCCGGCTTCCGTCCAGCTTTTTCCTGAAGTGTGGGAGTTCAAAATAAATGGCATGATTCTGTCGATGGCGCACGCAAAAACAGCATCAGGGGTCTGCTCTTCTTCAAATTCCAGCCACATATTAAAAAACTCCGTGCTTAAAGGTTCGTCCAGAATCCCGAAAATCTTTTGGGCTGAAATTTTTTCGCGTTCAAATTTTCCAACCATGGCTGCTTCATCAAATAAAAAAGTATCTCCCGCTTCAATTTCAACCAGATCGTGAATGGAAAGCATTCTGATTACCCGTAACAGATCAATATCCGCTCTGCTTTTCGCATAGGGAAACAGAATCTGGGCCAGGATAATAATCTGCCACGAATGTTCTGCTGTATTTTCTCTTCGGCAATCATCGGCATTGTAATTTCTTCGCTGTACATTTTTCAGGGCATCCACTGCCAGTATAAAATCAATCTCCTTTTGTATTTTCATTTTCTTTATAATATTCGCTTATCGGATACACTTTGATATTGGTAATCCATTGATCATTAATAAATTCTTTTTTCGTCACTTTTACTTTGTCATCTCCTGTGGCGTCTTCTTCAAGCTCGTAGACTTTAAAGAGACCTCTTTGCGGAAGCACGGTATATTCTGTGGTCAGGTGCCAGCAGCATCCTGACTTGGAATAAGTAACCAGCCTTTTTCTTTCCGGATCGGTGTTAAACATTCCCAGATTTTCATGAGCGAGCGCAGTTAATTCTTCGCTGGGAACCAATTTATTTCTGGTCCTGTTAAAAACGTACACATCATAGGACGGTCCGCCATAGCCACTTTCATTTCCGTTTCTGATGGCCAGGTCTTCTGTCCCGTCAAAATTAAAATCATCAAAAATCAACGGACTCTGCTCATTATATAACTGTATAATATTGGCTGTGGGCATCTGATCTTTATTCAGATAAAAGTTTAAATCATCAGAATGTAATGTCTGGATTTTTTTTTCGCTTTTTTTATCAGTCAAATCGATAACTGCCTTTCCACCGCATTCTTCCCCTTCACAGTGCTCAACATTTATTTTGATTCCATACTTCTGTGATGCATCTTTTAATTCGAATGTATGCTGAGAGAAACACAAATTTCCCAAAAGGATCATTGGAAATATAAATTTACAGTTCATCTTAAATTATGTTTATTCTGAAAAATCTCACCGAAACGGCTTAATAAAATTTCAGTCAAAAGTACAAAAATTTACAAATTTCTGGTTCATATTGCTACCGCGTCTACCTATTAAAAATTCAATATAAAATTTAATAAATTGATTTAAAGGTATTTAAATATAAATTATAAAAATTTACACTACTTTGTATTGCATAATACCATTTTAATTACATATCTTTGTAATGTAAAATCGAAATAGGATCGACTAGCTAGGATCCGGATTCGGAATTATATAACCCATTAACAAAACTTATAAAGATGAATACTGAAAATACCAAAGCGCAAATGCGAAAAGGGATTCTGGAATTCTGTATTTTGAGCCTCATCAATCATCGTGAAATGTATGTTTCCGATCTAATCGATGAACTGAAAAAAGGAAAACTGGATGTCGTGGAAGGAACCCTCTACCCTCTTTTAACAAGATTAAAAAACGGAGAATTTCTCTCTTACCGGTGGGAAGAATCTACAGGAGGCCCTCCGAGAAAATATTATCAGATCACAGAAAAAGGGAAACTTTTTTTAGGTGAACTTCAGAATACCTGGAACGACTTGACAGATGCCGT encodes:
- a CDS encoding FG-GAP repeat protein, with product MNCKFIFPMILLGNLCFSQHTFELKDASQKYGIKINVEHCEGEECGGKAVIDLTDKKSEKKIQTLHSDDLNFYLNKDQMPTANIIQLYNEQSPLIFDDFNFDGTEDLAIRNGNESGYGGPSYDVYVFNRTRNKLVPSEELTALAHENLGMFNTDPERKRLVTYSKSGCCWHLTTEYTVLPQRGLFKVYELEEDATGDDKVKVTKKEFINDQWITNIKVYPISEYYKENENTKGD
- a CDS encoding acyl-CoA thioesterase — translated: MTTEERIEASETRIFKAVFPNTTNHYDTLFGGTAMQLMDEVAFITATRFARKRVVTVSSDKIDFNRPIPAGTIVELIGRVSHVGKTSMKVNVEIYTEQMYSYERERAIVGDFTFVAIDEFKKPIQIL
- a CDS encoding HD domain-containing protein, whose product is MKIQKEIDFILAVDALKNVQRRNYNADDCRRENTAEHSWQIIILAQILFPYAKSRADIDLLRVIRMLSIHDLVEIEAGDTFLFDEAAMVGKFEREKISAQKIFGILDEPLSTEFFNMWLEFEEEQTPDAVFACAIDRIMPFILNSHTSGKSWTEAGVTEKQIRNMLENAISRASDEMGEAFRILLNFNLDSEKVLR
- a CDS encoding PadR family transcriptional regulator, with amino-acid sequence MNTENTKAQMRKGILEFCILSLINHREMYVSDLIDELKKGKLDVVEGTLYPLLTRLKNGEFLSYRWEESTGGPPRKYYQITEKGKLFLGELQNTWNDLTDAVNQITQKN
- a CDS encoding WG repeat-containing protein — its product is MVPIKILLIIVFVFNAKLYAQKNNEIAIPYRDGKLWGLSDTLGVIKVKPFASEFKKMVYSSIAPTSRFVFKTDKGFVVTDHAGKIFLPDKETADSVKVDEYQNDYVYIFKNSKMGLVYQGKKIIDCLYDDIFLSFNRSYVVKKDHKAGLINSKGKILIPVQYDRVVPSADNDTKDFKWTAIDGAERITFSDVDIYGLGSPGPPSASGTSRSYTIGGKNKVASNIDVDSLIRVLNKKYNFVDTSYKRNGMILVEEDKKIGAYSTVDGKIISEPVYDEMTFFSNDKGGIALKVKKDGKYGIINNSRKIKAEVIYDNIYFDVKNNVYILQKEGKKGIVVFSTVYDIIPPKYRDVKAAGPIRVSDRWNFGLFDVVTEDHKRGFVGENGIEFFKN